From the Emys orbicularis isolate rEmyOrb1 chromosome 19, rEmyOrb1.hap1, whole genome shotgun sequence genome, the window GGTGGCCCCCGAGGGCAAGGCCTTGCAGAAGAGCACCGGTGAGAGCTCGGAGGCAGGCGCCGTGCCCCCTGAGGACAGTCCTGGCCGcagccctgccctgagctccgagaTGAGCCAGCTGGGTGCCCGGCTGGAGGAGAAGCGACGCGCCATTGAGGCGCAGAAGAAGCGCATCGAGGCCATCTTTGCCAAGCACCGCCAGCGTCTGGGCAAGAGCGCCTTCCTGCAGCTCAAacgcagggaggggggagaggaggaggaggaggagggggaggccaAGCTGTCGCTGGAGGAGCGGCTGGCCCGGCTGGAGGCAGAGGAGGACGGGGGCAGCCTGCAGGTGCAGGCTGAGGAGGATGGGCCAAGCCAGGGCCGCCTGGAGAAGCAGGTGACGTTCTCGCCAGAGATCAAGGGGGCCCCACTGGATGAGAACCTGGGCGATTACAACCGGGCCGTGGCCAAGCTGAACACGGCGCTGAGCTCCCTGCAGCTGGACATGCACCGcctgagccagcagcagcagcgcctgcTCCAGGAGAAGAAGCCCAGCCAGGCCTGGGTCATCCCGGCCCCCAAGGGCCCCGCCCCACGGGCCAGCCGGGAATTCGTGCCACCCCGCTCCGTGGAGCTCTCGTCCTCTTCGCCCTCGCCTTCCCCCTCCCGTAAGCCCCCCGTCCCCACTGCGCCCCGCtcgccccagccagcccccaagAAGGCTGCCCCCACGCCCCCCAAGAGTCCCAAGCATGCCCGGCCTGTGGAGCTGAAGCTGCCTCCCCTGACGCGGGTGCTGACGCCCCCCCACAACGTGGACACCCTGCCCCACCTGCGCAAGTTCTCGCCCAGCCAGGTGCCCATGCAGACCCGTTCCTCCATCCACTTCTCGGAGGAGGTAGCTGGGCCGGAGCAGACACTTGAGTCCCCTGAGCTGGAGACCCAGGGCAATCTGCGCCCTGTGGCCTCCGTGGTGCCGCAGGGCGGGATGGGCAGCGCCCGGGTGTCTGGGGACGGCACCAGTGATGTGTCCTCGCCGGGCGAGCGGCGGAGCAGCCTCATTGAGATCCCACTGTCCAGCCTCCAGGCTGAGGAGGGTGACGGGGATGACTCGCTGGAGGAGTCGCTGACCGAGGTGATGGATGCAGAGCCACGGGCTGGCCTGGGATTCTTCTTCAAGGTGAGAGCTAGGCCACATGGGACAGAGCCACACATCCCCGCTGCCCCAGGGTACCCCTCCCATGGCCCATCACTGGGCTGCCTGCCGGGGCCACTCAGGACAGCACTGAGCCTGTCTCGGCCGCAACCCGCCATCGTCACAGAAGCCCCTGGGTTGGGAGTGCTcctctctggggaggggggagcagggaatgggacacagggcctttcccctctagggggctgtcatggagtgtgggggggaattaGGGTCCTGCATCCCcctcttcctgcgattcaccgtgactctcagccagccagtaaaaccgaaggtttattagacgacaggaacacagtcctaAGCAGAGCTTGcgggtacaaccaggacccctcggCCAGGTCCCTCTGgagggcagggagcttagaccccaaccCTGGGGGGTTCCCTCCATTTTTCCAGCCAGCTTCAAACTGAAACTCCCCTGCAGCCGTTTCCTtccactctccccccaccccaccccccggctcctcctccagcctttgttccGTTTTCTGTGCAAAGGTGTTacctggccccatccccctcccggctcaggttacaggctcaggtattgtCCCTCAAGTAAAgtcaccccctgctctcccatcccccatgcagacagtccccgTAAAACTAGATGACCTTCCCAGGTCAGTCTGCCCCACTCCCTACTGCTCTGCTCTGGCCGGCTCAGTGTCAGGAATGgcacatggggcctttcccctgtaGGGGTGCTGTCCCCAGCACCGGGAGACTTGCTGGTTCAGGCTTCTGTggggttccctcctcctccccttgggCTCTCTTGGGTCACAGCCAGCTCCTTCCTGTAGGGAAATCCTGGTGCTACTGTTTttggctccctgcctcccccaggtgCCTCCTCTGAGCAGGCTCCTCCCCTAGGgtctgcagcagggggctggctgggatgCAGTCCTGCCCCTCTGGTGCTGTGGCATTGActggtggctgggctgggctgggctgggctgggggtcgCTCCTGTCCCAGTGGGCCATGTGGGGGCAGTGCTATGGGATGTTAGCTCAGCTGTATAGTTAACCCTTTGGATTCTGCCAGGATCAGactattgcagtggttctgaaagttttgtactggtgacccctttcacatagcaagcctctgagtaagacccccccccccaataaacgATGAACACTTCTTTAtatgtttaacaccattataaatgctggaggcaaagcagggtttggagtggaggctgacagctcacgaccccccatgtaataacctcatgaccgcctgaggggtcccaacccccagtttgagaacccctggactattGCCTAGAACACATTGTGGAGGGATGCAGGTGTAGGGtccatgggagttgggcacctcagaatctttgtggatctgggtctagCGATTGTCTTTTTTGCTTAACTCCCACATGCTGGGGCTGCATGGGGGACACTGCAGGGGATTAACTGACCTGAGAGCAGCAAGGGGATCTGGGCCTCACGAGCCATAGCTGTAGGACTGCCTAGGAAATGACACATTCCCCTGGCGAACTCCTTGCCTCAGGATAGTGCCCAGGGCAGGAGCTTAGCTGGCTCTGAGGGTTAGATATTGGTCTGGGTAACACCACTGCTGTTACAGGCCTGGATGGTCAGTATTTGCCCCTGAGCAGGGtggcttcctgcccctccctctgaagcagcagggCAGTGGCCCAGCTCGGCTATGGACTGGGATAGCTGGACCCTGCTCTCAGCTGTGTGGCTTTCTGGGGCCCCTGGGGCTTATGCTGAGGTCCGTGGAGCTGGCAAGTGGGTGGGAGTGTTGGGATACCCAGGATGCACTACAGGCTTGTTCTGGCTTCATGGGGATGTGCCCACCCTCCCTGGAGCTGTGGCAGCACCCCATGTCCAGTGCTGCCCTCTGTGCCTGGTGTCTGCTGTCCCAGGGGCTGCTGTGTGCCCACATACCACCCATCACTGTTACCTGCAGACCCCGGCCCTCCCTGCTCACTAGCTCTGTCCCTGCCCAGGATGACGAGAAGCCGGAGGACGAGATGGCCCAGAAACGGGCCAGCCTGCTGGAGCGCCAGCAGCGGCGCAATGAGGAGGCGCGGCAGCGCAAGCAGTGGCTGGAGGCTGAGAAGGAGCAGAAGGAGGAGGCagccaggtgggcaggggggagtcGAGGAGCAGGGGCAGTGTCAGGGAAGGAGCCCATTTCAGGTGGGTGGAGGCAGGTGCCAGGGTGACACCCAGGGGGAGTGCATGACTGGGTGGtgcctgggggggctgggccacaGTGTGGTGGAGCCCAGGTCTACAGGCACCCaggagtgtgtgtttggggggctggtCTGAACCACACTGGGGTGgtgccaggcggggggggggggtgcagggagccctacagcagggctggctgggggggctttggggcagagcccagcccctCATGGCCATACTCCCTGTGCCAGGCTGCAGACAGAGGAGCGCCCACGGCCGGAGGAGGAAGCAAGCCCACGGCGCGGTGACTTCACACGCCAGGAGTACCTGCGGCGCCACCAGCTGAAGCTCATGGAGGACCTGGACAAGGTGCTGCGACAGAAGCCAACCACGGTGCGCGCCCTCAAGAAGGGACGGCCCAAGACGGTGTTCTGTGACGACTCGGCCCTGGCCCGCAGCCCGGTCAAGGGGCTCCTCGGTACGGCTAGTTCATGGAcagtgggggtagggggaggtgGGTTCATGGGAGccaccccttgcccagctgtCTCACGCAGCCAAACCACCTACTCCAGGACCTGGAGGGCCCAGGAGTCGAGTCTGACTTAACTTTGGCAGGGAGGTGCctgtttggggggctggggggatgttTTGGGCGCTGTCTGACtgagctctctgccccccccccccccaaggatccAGGCTCAGCAAGGTGTACTCCCAGTcgaccctgtccctctccaccGTGGCCAACGACCCTGGGACCTCGCTGACTGTCAAGAGACCCTCCAGGtgagagcgcgggggggggggcggggagggggagctgggcaaGTAACCCCCTGTGCTTCTCCATGCtccacccgcccccccccgatTCTGCCACTTTAGATACTGGGAGGGGGGTTCATCCTGGCTCCTCCTAGGGGCCTGTAGCAAGGGGAGAAAGCAGCAtggctcccattggcagggaaagctccaggctggggggctggcctggggccaTCCCTGGAGTCCTTCCTCCtttcttgggggggtgggggtggagtctcctggggggggggggcagtgatggAGATGgaaggtttggggtggggggggtgactcccagggagctggagggtgaGTCTGATTGGCCCCTGCATTGGAACTCCTGCCCCATATCTAACTGCCCCACAGAGCCGCCTCCCCCTCAGGCCTGATGTCCCCCAGCCggctgctgggcagccagagCCGTGAGCGGGACTGGGAGAATGCATCTACTGCCTCGTCGCCTGCCTCTGTGCCTGAGTACACAGGTGAGACCCTCCCCCTCTGTCCTAGAGCACAGGGATGAGACCCCCCTGCcacccttcctccagcccagagtACACAGGTGagacccaccaccaccatcctacCCTGTCCCTCCTCTGTGCCTGAGTACGTGGGTGAGACCCCCCCGTCCTGCCTCCCCCCACTTCTACTGCTCCTCCAACCCCAAGTACATGGGTGAGATCCgctgctgcctccccaccctgcatccccccctcTTGCCTTCCCCCACCACCCTGTCTCCATCCAGAGTACATGGGTAagatccctgccctgcctccaccccactcccctcactgCCTCCTCTCCAGCCTCCATCCCTGAGTAAATGGGTGAGaccccttccctctcctgctctgcctccactGCCCCTACTTCCATCCCTGAGTACGCaggggccagggccccagctgGGGAAGTCTCTGGGAGGAAGCCCTTTGCTGTGCCAGACCCCAAcaggtctctctcttcctccaggacAGGCCACATGGCCTCCCACCTCCTGAGACTGACCCGCTGGGCTTCACCCGGTGAGCCCTGCCCAGCGAGTCCAGCTGAGACAGACCCTGGGAGAGACCCGTCCACTCCGCAGGGCCTGACGCCACTCAGCCCGGGTGACTGGGCCACTCCCCCAGCGTTGTCAGAACAGTCGGGTTTCTTAGGCACCTGGACCCCAGCCTGGGAAGTCCTTAGGCCAGCCCAGAGCAATGATGGGTGAAGCCCTGAGCCTGGCCAAGCCCTGACATTCAGACTCTGTCTGACCACCTTGCTCAGATCCCAGGTGGGAGCcaatgctcctccccccccccccccaatccttttGTTTTCGAGCTGGGGTCTGCGCTCAGTGGCTCTGTGCCATTCTGACCTCTGTCTCTTAGGGCAGGCTAAGATCAAACAGTCCTCCCCCCCATGCAAaatacaggggaaactgaggcacataggatTTATAAAAAAagttcccactttgtcacaatgtCTGAGACCCTGTCCCCACCCAGCCTCTCACCTGCCTccaccgcctgccccagccctgagacacccctccccccaacacctctAGCTGCCACCTCCATCCCCATGGACATTGATTAGAACTGCCTGGGCTGGTCTGTTGGCCGGCTGGAGCCCAGTGGGAGGTcccctgggggcagagcctggtgGGGCAGTTCCTAGGTCACTGGATCTAGCTCTAACCaactctccctggcagggcccaagctgtataaagagCCGAGCGCCAAGTCCAACAAGCACATCATCCACAATGCGCTGTCACACTGCTGCCTGGCTGGCCGCGTCAACGAGCCCCACAAGAACAAGAtcctggaggtgaggggggggaCCCCTTACTCCCCCATCCCAGAGCGGGAGGTGACTGGGTGCGCCTTTTGGCTGAAGAGGTGGCCCCACTGGGGTATGGCTGGGGGGCGAAGGGGGCTCTTGTGTTATAGGGCTGAGGGCTTGTCTGGTCTCTAATCCCTCCCCTGTTCCCCAGGAGATGGAAAGGAGCAAGGCCCATCACTTCCTGATCCTGTTCCGAGACTCCAGCTGCCAGTTCCGGGCGCTCTACACACCGGCAGGGGAGACAGAGGAGCTGACGCGCTTGACGGGCTATGGTCCCCGCACCATCAGCCAGGCCATGATCGAGGGCATCTACAAGTACAACTCGGACCGCAAGCGCTTCACCCAGATCCCTGCCAAGACCATGTCCATGAGTGTCGATGCCATCACCATCCAGGGCCACCTCTGGCAGACCAAGAAGCCAGGCACTCCTAAGAAGCCAGGCACCCCTAAATAACCTCTCCTGGCCTCTCTGAGCTGAGCTAATCcttcacacagctgctgctgctgcaggacccCTCTGCCCCGGCTGTGTGCCCAGGCAGGGCCCAGCAAGGCGGGGGAAAGGCTTATCCTGGGAACTGCCAAATACACTAATAAACTATGGGGTCAAAGGGCACAGGGGAGAGAACTGACTTGGtaaggcctggccctgcccccaacctATGCTGAGGGGAGGGGCTAGGTGCCCCTAGGCTGGCTACTCTgctctctacccccccccccccccaccaccaccaccaccatctgaatgtcagactgcaccccaggggcatgtctctccccctccctccatgaggtGTGGATCAGGGCCTGGCCCCTGGGCTGTGTACATTATACATAACTATACAGAGATTGAGCTATTTAAATGATTTTGCAATGATTTGTATATAGTGAGTTGCATTTGATAAGTGGGatgggccaggggtgggggggggagggacaatgggtggaggtggggggtgtcTGTCTCTTCATGTCTTGTCTATTTTGTATCTTCTGAGCTTCTGCCACAATTGAATTCTGTGTTGAATTTCCCCCcttgcagggagggggctgggcacaggactgggcaccatgggccctgggggggaggggacctggCCTGAACCCACCTgcagctgccccagggagcaggactCCCAGTGCCCatggctcccccacccctcctagcCCAGGTGGCTGCTGCCTGTGCCCCTGGTTGGGGCTGAAGTTGGACTGCTGGCCAGCTGGGAGGGGCCTGCTCCCTTTTAGGGGGCTGGCtagagcagagggaaggggagctGGGCCTGGTCAGGTGATAGCCCCCTGGCACTGATGCCTGGGCAGGGCCTGCTGGCTCCCtgtggtggggggggctgggcaaTGCTGTAATGAGCTGGCAGGGCCCTCACCCTGTCACTTAATAAAGTAATTTAAATGAGCTTCTGTCTCTGCCTGGTTCCTCGAGCAGCAGATGCCCAGGCCAGCagcctccccctgctgccccagtgcaTAGGGGAGCTGGGTGTCAAGGAACCTGGGTGCTAGCCCCAGCTTGGGGAAGGGTGAGTCAAGTAGGGCtgagcaggggtcctgggatcAGGACTCCAAGGTGCAGCCTCTGGTTTCAGTTGAATCCTACATGGAAAATTTTTCCTTGTGGTTTTATGATGGAAAAACAAacttcttccccacccctcccacatgGTGCAGGCTAAGCCCTTGCTGGCACTCAGAGCAGGGGCTACGGGCTGCAtgtggaaaatgtttttttttttttgggggggggtggctcCTGGGCTGTTGTGactctacacccccccccccccccacacacacacacacagcagcaagAACTGCTCTGATCTAGCCTCACCTTGTATCAGCTGGTCCAGGGGGCAGAACTGGTGCCTGACCAGCATGTTTAACCCTAACACTCAAAggtgcctgggctgctgctcaGTTCCAACCCCCCACCTCACATCATCCCTCCTGCAGCAAGGGCTCAGCCAGAACAGGgtcccttttccccagccctgccctagaATAGCATTGTGCAAGGGGGGGTAGGCCTCCAAGGCAAGCCCAGGCTCTGGCCCTGCAAGCttgagctgctggagccctgactGGGCAGGGACAGGGTGACAGTTCACCCTGTCCCTGcccagcatggggggaggggggggtggagaagagaggcctgagtgcgggggggggggggggcagcaccctgCCTAGAGCTgttcccaagcccctgccccccctccctgagcaatGAAAGCCCAGTTGGGGttagaaaaagaaacatttatagTAAAACACCCTGCCTCAGACACAGCAGCCCCTTCAGGGGGGgcgctccccctctccctgcaccagaGCCAGGGGTGTGGCCACCCATGCCCCAGCAATGGCAGCAGTGGGGGAAGAGCACCAAGCACACGGTTCACCCTGCTCACTAGCTGGTGGAGACCAGATGGAGGGGCAGATTAGCCCCAGTCAGATgggccccaggcctgagcccagaTCCAGGACTGGCTCCCTCCCCACTTAACAAGCCTGGCTCCCAAAGTGCttcatgggggaggggtgggcaggcTGGCTCCACACCCTCCTGCCAATGGCCCTGAGCAGGGTCCTCCCCTGCCTGGGTGGCACAGCCctaccccatcccaccccctccctgctaggAGCCAGGGCCCCACAGCCCAGAACTCAGGGAGCCTGCTTGGCCTACAGGCCCAGGAGAACTAGGGCAGCAGCGTTCCCAGCCAGCCACAGGGGCATGGACACTCAGCCCATGCTCTAGGGGATCAGCCACAGGCCAGCACCAGCCCAGGAATCTCAAAGTCCAGACCCCTCTGCCCGCAGTCCAGGAGGGGAGCAGGATCCATGGTGCCCACTGGCTGCCCCCAGTTCCAGTTCAGTCGGTCTTCAGCCCCCCGAACACAGCCGAGGGGATGCTCTGCTGCTCCAGCTGCACCtctgcagggagaaggggagggtgaGTCAGTGGTGAGCCAGCACCCAGGGGCACCCGCCTACGGCCaggagacagaccctgcccatcTCCCATCCTCAGCCTGAGGGGCAGGACGTATCCAGCTACActaggcccctcccccagccagccccccagccaCAACTGCGCACCCCCCCCTTACCGTCAGGCTCATTCTCCTCGCTctcacccccctcctcctcctcgtcaaTGTCGATCTCGTCAGGGTTCGCTTGCCTGGAGAGTGCGGCCAGCTCGCTGCGTGATGCATCGCTCCTGCCAAcataccgggggggaggggagtgagcaaGTCCTCCCTACGCCAGCTACTCCAGAAACAGTCTTGGGCCCCCACAGtgcccacccccatccatccaCAGCTCCCCACATGAGTTTAGGCCTAGGACAGGCTCCCCCCAGTGTGCGGGGGGCTATGGCTGGCTATGCTGTGggtgccagccccagcctgcaggGAAGGGATGAGGGCAGCACCAAGCAGGGAGGGTGGTTGGGGGTTACGGGCTCAGCTGGTGAGAAGCCAGCCTGGCTTTCAGCCCCGGGCTGCACTGGCACACTGGGCCCTGGGCAAGGGGCACATCAGAGCCATTGCTGGCTATAAGGCaggggagccgagccgagccccaGCATGCAGTAGGGCTGGCTGCCCAGATGCATAATGGCAGGTGTAGTCACCACAAGCTGCCCTATGCATACAGACCTGACAAAGAGGATCTTCTCCTTGGCCCGGGGTTTGTCCCGCTCTGCCTCGGCCGCCAACTGCTCTGCCCGCTGCTCTAGCAGCTTCATGTCGTCCATACCACTCTGCCCCGGCGCCAGGTCTGACACTGGAACCAGACAGCAGGGTGAATGCCAGGGAGCCCTCGGGGTGGGATACAGGTGCCCCCAAGGCTCCCACCCTATGCAGGGGTTGCTTACCGGTGCCCGTGGCGTTGCTGGAGACTTTGAGCATCTGCGAGGCCATGAAGTTGACCTGGGTGTTGTAGGTGGCCTGGACGCTGCGTTTGATGCGCAGCATCTCCCGGATCGTGTCTTCGTTCCCGTGCCGGATCTCAAAGTCCTTCCACGTCTGCCAGAAGGAGCCTGtggtctggggggtgggggtggacaaTGGGAGTGAGCCTTGCGGTGCCCACCCCCATGGCCTGCCCTACCCGTCCCCTCACCCCAGTAACTGCTACTAGAccacccccacccagctcagAGGCCATCTccccccagggctcaggctgttactggagatgggggcaggatgcTGGGCCACTCCTGGGGCACTAAACCACCTAAACACCCCCCCCTCTAGCTCCATGGTCTGCAAGACTCGCCCCCAGtgtgggtggggcctcagggagccCCACCCCTAAAGAGCCAGACTTAGCCCAGGGCTGtcctggggctggggatgtggcagTAATGCCCAGAAAAGGGCAGAGGGGGAGCCCTGCACCCATTTATAGGGGCCCTATCACAGTCAAGAccctccccactcactccagggCTACAGGTTCCAGCAGTCACAGCGAGACACCCCCACCCAGCCTGGTTCTGGTCTGGCGGGAGGCCCATGTCCAGCACTGCTGCATCCCCACCAtagccaggggggagggggcgcagggtGGGCACCCCGGGTCACTGTAGTGCCAATTGGTGGGGGGGGGTCAAGGGTCGAGCCCTCCACTGCCAGCTCCAGGAGTGAGGGTGGCACTGGTCCATCTCCCAGCCTCCTCCAGGGCAACTGACCCCTCTAGCAGGGCCCAAAGCCCACCTGGCTGGACAGAGTAGCAGGGAAACCAAGCCTGAGGACGGTAGTGTCAGGGACCAGACTGTAGGGGACAATCCCACCCCCAGGACCTGGCTTGCTCTGCCAGCCCACGTTTGCCCGGGGCCCTTACCCGGGGGTCACAGATCTGCGAGCAGTAGGAGTAGATGGCCCGGGCCCGGTCGATCTCGCCCAGCTTGCATTCCATGTCGGCAAAGCGCTGGCACATCTCGCGGGCGTGCTCGTCTGACAGCACCTGGGAGAGAGTGCCCTGAAtcccaccagccccaccccccatcgcACCCTGggggggatggacggacagacagacctCACAGCATGCGCTGCcatgcccccggccccacccctgggTGGGGGAGTCAGGATGCCATGCAGTGTGCTCCCTGCAGGCTGCGGCTCAGAAcaggcctctcccccccccaccccaagatccCGGGTTCGTGGCTTCACAGCCTTGGGCTGCAGAGTGCCAGGGGTGTTTGGGGCTCGGCCCAGTGCTGTCTGTGCCCATCTCTGCCGCCCGAGCGCCCCTGCTACAAGAAGGCAGTGCTACCCTCCAGCGCTGGGACCTCAGCCAGCCCATGCCTCTCACTGCCTGCTGGATGGGTCTAGGGCTCCTCAGCACTGGCCCATGGGATGtgggtgcaggaggctgggaggggttTCTCCAAGGGAATGGCAGGAAGGGGCCTAGGACAGCCCAATGCACTGGCACACTGGTGTGGGGGCACGGCTCTAGGCCCATGtgtgaggggggaagagggaaagctccaccagccctgccccctacctcACCTCAATGGCCTTCTCATAGATGCTGCGGGTGTGGGTGACCCCGTAGATCTCGGCCGCCCGCTTGATGTAGATGTTGTACATCTCGTACTGCTCCGAGGGCTGCACGGCCCGCGTGGCCCGCTCATACACCGCCATGGCATGCCGCGCCAGCCCGAACTCCTCCTCCAGCTTGGCATACAACAGGTAGATGGCTGCGGGGACAGGGTGAGTCAGGGGCCGGCTGGCACAGGGTACGACTGAGGGCCCTAGTACAGGGACACCAGGCCACAGGGTGACTCGGAATCAAATCAGAAACCCGCAGCACCACTGGGGTAGAGGCAAagctggctggcaggggggctGCATATGGGGGCGctggccctgccactgcccaGGGTCTCAGGCCCTTTGCCACACAGCAGTCTGTGCCCGAGTCCACATGGAGCCACAGGGCCCAGTGGGGCTGGGCTCCCCACTTCAGTATCCCATCCGCCAGGGTTCCCCTCGGCTTGGAGACAGGACTGGGCACCAGTGCGGGTGGAATGCTGGCCAGACAGCGCCACATGGCAGTTGATGCCAGGATGCCCTCATATCCGGGAGCCagaaaccccgccccccccccccaacatactcTTGGCATATTTCTGGGGGCAGCCGTCCAGCGCCTGCTCGAAGAGGTCGCGGGCACGCTCCAGCTTCTTGCCGCCATAGCGGTCGATGAACTTGGTCAGGTAGGTGTTCCAAATGTCGTACACGTTGGGCCAGCGGAACAGGGAGATGCCCCTCTCGTAGGCCTGCCGAGGGAGGAGTGAGAGCATGGCTGCCTGGGTCCCCCCTGGAGCCCTCACGCCTGGCAGCAACTGGGGGCACTTCCATGACCCCCCTGGGAGCAATCGCACCCCCCCCCCGATCTGCACATTAACCCTTTAATTCCCACGGCGCCACCTCAGAGCCCTTTTGACCCAGCCAGATCTGCAGCCCCTCCCTCACTGGGCAAACACCTGCCAATCAGGGGCTCTCTGCAAACCCTGCCCACCAGtacttctccccaccccaactctgcttcTCGGAGCCCAGCTAAGTCCCACCCTCCCTCACCCTTAACAACGGAGCTCCCCTGCACCTTGAAGCTCTCCTCGAAGTAGGTGTGCTCCTCCAGGAAGAGGGCATAGTTGATGATGATCTGGGGCGTGGCGATGCGCAGGTCCAGGATGCGGTCGTACACCGCCTTGGTGGACTAGGAGAGAAGACCAGGCCGGCAACAGTATTAGGTGGATTACAGTAAGGGCTGGCATGCTGCAGGGATCCAGGTGACccagcaggatgggcaggggcagGTGCAGGCTGAGCCTGGCACCATCCTCAGTGGAGtccaccccctctctcccccagttcCTCTGCCGGATAGCAGCTAGGGCCCGGCTCCGTGACCCCCCTCGGGACCTGGCCCCTGACAAGGGTGGGTATCCTCACCTTGAAGGTGCCCAGACTCTCTTCCAGGTCGGCCAGCATGGACCAGACCTTGAGGGACTTGTACACACGGTTCTGGACGGGCTCCGAGGCATCGAAGTACTCTGCTTTCTTGGCTGGGATGGCCGTGGCTTTCTGTGGGGCAAGAGAGGAGGGCGCTCAGTGGGGGCAGCGAACCCTGTGCCCAGGATTTCACTGCCAGCAGCAAACAGAGTGGGCAGGGCGATTCAGGGACCCATGACATCCCCTGGCAGGCGCCACGCAGGCAGCTTCTCACCATCACTCACTGTGTCCTCAGCAAAGCATGGCCCACACTCAAACCACTAGACTGCCTGCCCCTTCCACAGCTGGaagtggaacccaggagtcctggttcctgccccccccccacccccattctaaccattagaccccccacacccctcccaaagctgggagcagaacccaggagtcctggttcctgctcccccccacccaatccccacccct encodes:
- the CAMSAP3 gene encoding calmodulin-regulated spectrin-associated protein 3 produces the protein MVAAAPAAAAAMRKSFLVPEIKPLDQYDFPRARSAASLAWALAKGYGGAENVPEELRDPFYTDQYEQEHIKPPVTRLLLSSDIYCRACRQVLPPDDAAAPAPKDNAALLALLGHRGLAPTYQDKAVKEADLRQKPIKMGAHLAVIDSLMIAFAVESTLSLSAPPGTDLGASSWEQKLLCWVDTVNRKLQESTEREGSQQPAPGTEGQGQSPASGPKCPTRWYWKLVPHAIAFCLKESGSKPPVIRYRKDKVLPKQTPCFTPVMGMKDLANGGAIAATIHYYCPDVVRLEDVCLKETMSVADSLYNLQLIQDFCTEYLGSCCPLALEDLLYVPPVLRINIGVFLAELFLCFEVLKPDFVRPKELRGLKDPPSMSDSLTPSSGNSNSGSPVFSFLHPLLPGGQPQSPLRGSLGSMHHSTSMSHVEGGFGKPWSKKQLSHPLSQAVSFSIPFGLDSDVDIVMGNPVGMLRSISSDSLAPVPTRLARSPGRPPVENGLADGYPDLPTIEEALQIIHSSERLHPEGAADGFYLHSPEPTKPTQAPEPTPALAVYRFHSGPPNGRAEGPTPPGDGSLDSDAEDPARLPGTKDDTSSGLSSLSSQPDSAGSSGAGVRMTSFAERKKKLVAPEGKALQKSTGESSEAGAVPPEDSPGRSPALSSEMSQLGARLEEKRRAIEAQKKRIEAIFAKHRQRLGKSAFLQLKRREGGEEEEEEGEAKLSLEERLARLEAEEDGGSLQVQAEEDGPSQGRLEKQVTFSPEIKGAPLDENLGDYNRAVAKLNTALSSLQLDMHRLSQQQQRLLQEKKPSQAWVIPAPKGPAPRASREFVPPRSVELSSSSPSPSPSRKPPVPTAPRSPQPAPKKAAPTPPKSPKHARPVELKLPPLTRVLTPPHNVDTLPHLRKFSPSQVPMQTRSSIHFSEEVAGPEQTLESPDLIEIPLSSLQAEEGDGDDSLEESLTEVMDAEPRAGLGFFFKDDEKPEDEMAQKRASLLERQQRRNEEARQRKQWLEAEKEQKEEAARWAGGRSPTAGLAGGALGQSPAPHGHTPCARLQTEERPRPEEEASPRRGDFTRQEYLRRHQLKLMEDLDKVLRQKPTTVRALKKGRPKTVFCDDSALARSPVKGLLGSRLSKVYSQSTLSLSTVANDPGTSLTVKRPSRAASPSGLMSPSRLLGSQSRERDWENASTASSPASVPEYTGPKLYKEPSAKSNKHIIHNALSHCCLAGRVNEPHKNKILEEMERSKAHHFLILFRDSSCQFRALYTPAGETEELTRLTGYGPRTISQAMIEGIYKYNSDRKRFTQIPAKTMSMSVDAITIQGHLWQTKKPGTPKKPGTPK